A window from Dromaius novaehollandiae isolate bDroNov1 chromosome 1, bDroNov1.hap1, whole genome shotgun sequence encodes these proteins:
- the LOC112994849 gene encoding G-protein coupled receptor 183-like, translating to MAVAEAVSPLANLTSGNQSSCNVHNHYFSAKVTFSLFYTALLVFGSCGNILALCITFQRRKKKLNSTNLYLVNLALSDALFTLALPGRITYYILEFDWPFGDWFCRATAFIFYMNTYVGIYFMTCVSVDRYIAVVRTRHPGRIRKMSRARGVCVLIWFLVFVQTAPLLLRPMTRRMGDKLTCMEYFNFEEVPKLPYLLLGACVLGFFLPVGIILVCYVRINLKLCQTAKENPLTVKNGHHRRAFTVILVVLLAVLLCFSPYHLNIVQFMVRKILYQPSCREQQAFKMSLQVTVAFMNLNCCIDPIIYFFAFRGYKRRLLRIFRNSGSMATSSTAKTPSESNSNSQPPGSVSV from the coding sequence ATGGCTGTTGCTGAGGCCGTGTCCCCGCTCGCTAACCTCACCTCTGGCAACCAGAGCAGCTGTAACGTGCACAACCACTACTTCTCTGCCAAAGTCACCTTCTCTCTCTTCTACACTGCCCTGCTGGTGTTCGGCTCATGCGGAAACATCCTGGCCCTCTGCATCACCTTCCAGCGCAGGAAGAAGAAACTAAACTCCACCAACCTCTACCTGGTGAATCTGGCCCTGTCTGATGCCCTCTTCACCCTGGCGCTGCCGGGCAGGATCACCTACTACATCCTGGAGTTTGATTGGCCCTTTGGGGATTGGTTCTGCCGGGCtacagccttcatcttctacatgAACACCTATGTGGGCATCTACTTCATGACCTGTGTGAGTGTGGACCGCTACATCGCTGTGGTGCGCACCAGGCACCCTGGCAGGATCCGAAAGATGAGTCGTGCCAGGGGCGTCTGCGTCCTCATCTGGTTCCTAGTGTTCGTGCAGACGGCGCCGCTGCTTTTGCGGCCCATGACACGGCGTATGGGGGACAAGTTGACGTGCATGGAGTACTTCAACTTTGAGGAGGTGCCCAAGCTGCCCTACCTGCTCTTGGGGGCCTGTGTGCTCGGCTTCTTCCTGCCCGTGGGCATCATCTTGGTGTGCTACGTACGGATCAACCTCAAGCTCTGCCAGACGGCCAAGGAGAACCCACTGACAGTGAAGAATGGGCACCACCGCCGGGCCTTCACTGTCATCCTAGTAGTGTTGCTGGCTGTCCTGCTGTGCTTCAGCCCTTACCATCTCAACATCGTCCAGTTTATGGTAAGGAAGATCCTGTATCAGCCATCCTGCCGTGAGCAGCAAGCCTTCAAGATGTCCCTGCAAGTCACTGTGGCGTTCATGAACCTCAACTGCTGCATTGACCCCATCATCTACTTCTTTGCTTTTCGAGGCTACAAGCGGAGGCTGCTCCGCATCTTCAGGAACAGCGGCTCCATGGCCACCTCCTCCACTGCCAAGACCCCATCAGAGAGCAACAGCAACAGCCAGCCACCTGGCTCCGTGTCTGTCTAG